The proteins below come from a single Gimesia alba genomic window:
- a CDS encoding KpsF/GutQ family sugar-phosphate isomerase, protein MSSLPARSVIEFSQFDQLRDAREIIFCEADALRQMGHALGTELCDAVELILSRKGAVILTGMGKAGLIAQKICATLSSTGTRSHFLHPAEAIHGDLGCLHSDDTVLALSNSGETEELRRLLPLFQKMNLPTIGITARKTSTLGRASQIVLCLGDLKEAGPHQLAPSTTTTAMLAMGDALSLVLSKARGFTPLQFATFHPGGNLGRKLTQINEVMRPRSEVRVTQETSSIRETFVRLSCPGRRSGAVIIVDESDRVTGIFTDSDLARLLEERRDAQLDRPISEVMTAQPTTIQSDASLEAAVELLKARKLSELPVVDQRQHLAGLIDITDVIGWQPHLETAEDKQAG, encoded by the coding sequence ATGAGTTCCCTTCCTGCAAGGTCGGTAATCGAGTTTTCCCAGTTTGATCAGTTACGAGATGCGCGCGAGATTATTTTCTGCGAGGCCGATGCACTGCGCCAGATGGGTCATGCCTTGGGAACAGAACTCTGTGACGCCGTCGAATTAATTCTGTCTCGCAAGGGCGCTGTCATCTTAACGGGCATGGGTAAAGCAGGGTTGATCGCACAAAAAATCTGCGCCACACTCTCTTCGACAGGCACACGTTCCCATTTTCTGCATCCGGCGGAAGCCATTCATGGCGACTTGGGCTGCCTGCATTCCGATGATACCGTGCTGGCACTTTCCAATAGCGGCGAAACAGAAGAACTCAGGCGGCTGCTCCCCCTGTTTCAGAAAATGAACCTGCCCACGATCGGCATCACGGCCCGCAAGACAAGCACACTCGGCCGCGCCTCTCAAATCGTATTGTGTCTGGGAGATTTGAAAGAAGCCGGCCCGCATCAGTTGGCACCATCCACAACAACGACGGCGATGCTGGCAATGGGCGATGCGCTCTCGCTGGTCCTCAGCAAAGCCCGCGGCTTCACGCCGCTGCAGTTTGCCACCTTTCACCCCGGAGGAAATCTGGGGCGAAAGCTGACTCAGATTAATGAAGTCATGCGCCCGCGCAGCGAAGTGCGTGTGACACAAGAAACCAGTTCCATCCGCGAAACGTTTGTCCGCTTGAGTTGCCCCGGTCGTCGCAGCGGTGCGGTGATCATTGTCGATGAATCCGATCGGGTCACAGGCATCTTCACCGATAGTGACCTGGCCCGTCTGCTGGAAGAACGCCGCGATGCACAACTGGACCGACCGATCTCTGAAGTCATGACCGCGCAACCGACTACCATTCAATCTGACGCTTCTCTGGAAGCGGCCGTCGAACTGTTAAAAGCACGCAAGCTCAGTGAACTGCCGGTCGTCGACCAACGGCAGCATTTAGCAGGTCTGATCGACATTACCGATGTCATCGGCTGGCAGCCACACCTGGAAACAGCAGAAGACAAACAGGCGGGCTAA
- a CDS encoding transthyretin-like family protein, whose protein sequence is MAVNFFHRLNIVTAYGLQMILLCAIVGCGGTAKDLPQLGQVSGIVTMDGAPLADAELTFEPKSGSPSVGRTDDAGKYQLAYNQNSKGAVLGQHTVRISKFGEPGSPNDTMDQVPAKYNTNSKETAEVKEGENEINFDLNSKAK, encoded by the coding sequence ATGGCGGTAAATTTTTTCCATCGATTAAACATCGTGACAGCATACGGATTACAGATGATCTTGCTGTGCGCAATCGTCGGTTGTGGAGGAACTGCAAAAGATCTTCCCCAATTGGGTCAAGTTTCTGGAATAGTCACGATGGATGGAGCACCTCTCGCTGATGCGGAACTGACCTTCGAACCAAAATCTGGTTCTCCCTCTGTGGGCAGAACTGATGATGCGGGAAAGTATCAGTTAGCATATAACCAGAATTCCAAAGGAGCTGTGCTGGGGCAACATACAGTACGGATCAGTAAATTTGGTGAGCCAGGATCTCCAAATGATACGATGGATCAAGTTCCCGCCAAGTACAACACGAACTCCAAAGAAACTGCCGAAGTGAAAGAGGGCGAGAACGAAATTAACTTTGATCTGAACTCCAAAGCAAAATAA
- a CDS encoding DUF1559 domain-containing protein: MRGGSKPKTSRGFTLIELLVVIAIIAILIALLLPAVQQAREAARRSTCKNNMKQIGLALHNYHDTHRIFPPGDINAGGYECAWLGTQETRNHTAYLFILPFIEQSVLYNQIDFSKATGSSDGNGACTGPTTGIQTSVTSKPISVFECPSDSYSHGPYSYNSNTAYTTVNDYRTSYSVIYITYGANVSYGASTGTKTAFGRNGAARMRDVRDGTSNSMLMMETPMEKDSPIRGPFWATYVATGAVIAAPYRKINHPTSATNPIAYWGSPGSEHVGGCHALLGDGAVRFISENIDINLLRGIQTINGSEVIGEF; this comes from the coding sequence ATGCGTGGCGGCTCCAAGCCCAAAACATCCCGCGGATTCACCCTGATCGAGCTTTTGGTTGTCATCGCCATTATTGCCATCTTGATCGCGTTGCTCCTGCCGGCAGTTCAGCAGGCAAGAGAAGCTGCCCGGCGATCTACCTGCAAGAACAACATGAAGCAGATCGGTCTGGCTTTGCATAACTATCACGACACTCACCGCATTTTTCCTCCTGGTGATATAAATGCCGGCGGATACGAATGCGCCTGGTTGGGAACGCAAGAGACCCGCAACCATACCGCATATCTATTCATACTTCCCTTCATTGAACAGTCAGTACTCTATAACCAAATTGATTTTTCAAAAGCAACCGGATCAAGCGACGGGAATGGTGCCTGCACTGGTCCGACGACGGGAATTCAAACTTCGGTTACCTCCAAACCAATTAGCGTCTTCGAATGTCCGAGCGATTCGTACTCACACGGTCCTTACTCCTACAACTCAAACACCGCTTACACAACAGTAAATGACTATCGTACGAGTTATAGCGTCATCTACATCACATACGGAGCGAACGTTTCCTACGGCGCCTCGACAGGAACAAAAACAGCCTTCGGTCGCAATGGCGCAGCTCGGATGCGAGACGTCAGAGATGGTACGAGTAATTCGATGTTGATGATGGAAACCCCGATGGAAAAAGACTCGCCTATTCGAGGCCCCTTCTGGGCTACTTACGTTGCCACAGGTGCTGTCATTGCTGCCCCTTATCGCAAAATCAATCACCCAACCAGTGCTACAAACCCCATCGCATACTGGGGATCTCCGGGAAGTGAACACGTAGGTGGTTGCCATGCACTGCTGGGAGACGGCGCTGTTCGTTTCATTAGTGAGAACATAGATATCAATCTTCTCAGAGGAATACAAACAATCAATGGCAGCGAAGTGATAGGTGAATTCTAA
- a CDS encoding LptA/OstA family protein: MTGAIQYNRNGIFDRLISNRLLLTWVTTLSLTGAYLAYAQTLRHVIKDKVIRREFPQEVFTSPAYSSGSNEKAQTYLPEIPWAADARYQFKDENVYIYTESWKQEEEKKAARLKPFAMLMFDRKKGEAEAPFALMSQEALVRFEQPFGIKHTDPGRMIAGSLEGDVKITGPNGLIIYGRNFFYDESSMNIWSDHEVQFAYGDHRGRARGIEMKLIPSAEKPKELKPAAEGIREIVLRRDVHMILALKKEKETKASETSLSRFATVKSTGSFTFNLESNQGTFTDNVRVHHPTNAYQADTLECDKLLLQFVRKVETDQAHGETLAEQPENKQQSEHHHSSGKLEFQELVAIGTNVLLVSEENQFSGRMTRFSYNEQTKTIVLTDQRDVRVKQQASRLKCPEITIHQNEEGRLETILCQGAGWIEHVDPKTRQITMTARWAKQMKKSIDPETQLEMIELQQNCDVRQPAEEFALLAQNIRLWLKGDLPSLKEAESLQQGTRQSDSDGDMQSQLDPYKMFAEQDVTIFSPQLRGKTKRLEIWFDQATTPESAPNAPLSQQPQLRRAPVKQVAFAVDDAVPSSAGRNQNVSGPFSDPGRRNVLTNQQYQAGSPEGRAVLPSRRNSVVPMQDQKQEEPPEPVEVHADLMKLRVRKNARGKAEVAEVWTEGNVSVEQLQKKSEKPLHITGNQIHIENKGENDQVLHVIGKPAKINAQDSQIEGENIYLYRLANKAKVEGKGLLLLPVRGGKKSAAGLLSGADGITQEHNLAQPELSEENNQDHVLEIHWDQEMVFDGLTANFFGKVRTNMGDNRLRCQEMEVILSDRVSFSKKQPKGQKPNVHFITCRDGVEVESNEYMENRLVGIRRASFWQMNVDQKTGNAEARGPGWLILWRRENPNQPDSETKVSQANLPQKTATDSWTYTRIDFNGKMAGNVEQRSTTFDDRVQITHGGVKRPLDTIDPDKLPPNAGWMRSNSLKLIQHEISGQKKKYISMLAKGNAELEGNALIKNKRTPTNQSFSASADTISFDESKDLYMMRSFGNRKATIRRFSRVGGVPNQSVAQQIEFSPTHDRVTLHGVTGIQGLP; encoded by the coding sequence ATGACCGGAGCCATTCAATATAACAGGAATGGAATTTTCGATCGCCTGATATCAAACCGGCTGTTGCTGACCTGGGTCACAACACTCTCATTGACCGGTGCCTATCTGGCGTATGCGCAGACGCTGCGGCATGTCATCAAAGATAAAGTCATTCGACGTGAATTTCCGCAAGAGGTCTTCACGTCTCCCGCTTATTCATCGGGAAGTAACGAGAAGGCCCAAACCTACCTGCCCGAGATCCCCTGGGCCGCCGATGCCCGCTATCAGTTCAAAGACGAAAATGTCTACATTTATACGGAAAGCTGGAAACAGGAAGAGGAAAAGAAAGCAGCCCGTTTAAAACCGTTTGCGATGTTAATGTTCGACCGCAAAAAAGGGGAAGCCGAGGCCCCGTTCGCTCTGATGAGCCAGGAAGCACTGGTCCGGTTTGAACAGCCATTTGGAATCAAACACACTGACCCCGGTCGGATGATTGCCGGCTCTCTGGAAGGCGATGTAAAAATTACAGGACCCAACGGACTGATCATTTATGGACGTAATTTCTTTTATGATGAATCGTCAATGAATATCTGGAGCGACCACGAAGTGCAGTTCGCGTATGGAGACCATCGCGGCCGCGCGCGGGGCATCGAAATGAAACTGATTCCCTCCGCCGAGAAACCAAAGGAACTCAAGCCAGCCGCAGAAGGCATCCGTGAAATTGTGCTCCGCCGCGATGTCCATATGATACTGGCATTGAAGAAAGAGAAAGAAACAAAAGCTTCGGAAACCAGCCTTTCTCGTTTTGCTACGGTCAAAAGTACAGGAAGTTTTACGTTTAATCTGGAATCGAATCAGGGCACGTTTACAGATAACGTACGCGTGCATCATCCAACTAACGCCTATCAGGCTGACACCCTGGAATGCGACAAGCTGCTGTTGCAGTTTGTTCGTAAAGTAGAAACCGATCAAGCGCATGGGGAAACGCTGGCCGAACAGCCAGAAAACAAACAACAGTCCGAACATCATCATAGTAGTGGCAAACTGGAATTTCAGGAACTGGTGGCAATCGGCACAAATGTCCTGCTGGTTTCCGAAGAAAATCAGTTTTCCGGCAGGATGACCCGGTTCTCCTACAACGAACAAACCAAAACAATCGTCCTGACAGATCAACGTGATGTTCGGGTAAAGCAACAGGCTTCAAGACTCAAATGCCCTGAGATCACAATCCACCAGAATGAGGAAGGACGTCTGGAAACCATTCTCTGTCAGGGAGCCGGCTGGATTGAACATGTTGACCCCAAAACCCGTCAAATCACAATGACAGCGCGGTGGGCTAAACAGATGAAAAAATCGATCGACCCGGAAACTCAACTGGAGATGATCGAACTGCAGCAGAATTGCGACGTCAGGCAGCCTGCCGAGGAGTTTGCCCTGCTGGCGCAAAACATCCGACTCTGGCTGAAAGGAGATCTGCCTTCACTGAAGGAGGCGGAATCGCTCCAACAGGGAACACGTCAATCCGATTCCGATGGGGATATGCAGAGTCAACTTGACCCGTACAAAATGTTTGCGGAACAGGATGTCACAATCTTCAGTCCGCAACTCCGTGGCAAAACCAAACGACTTGAAATCTGGTTTGATCAGGCGACGACACCCGAGTCGGCTCCGAATGCCCCCCTTAGTCAACAGCCACAGTTAAGGCGCGCCCCCGTCAAGCAGGTCGCGTTTGCCGTTGATGACGCAGTCCCTTCGAGTGCAGGCCGCAATCAAAATGTGAGCGGCCCCTTTTCTGATCCGGGCAGACGAAATGTTCTCACCAATCAGCAGTATCAGGCAGGTTCTCCGGAAGGACGAGCGGTGCTGCCGTCGCGTAGAAACTCAGTAGTTCCCATGCAGGATCAAAAGCAGGAAGAGCCACCCGAGCCAGTAGAGGTGCATGCTGATCTGATGAAATTGCGTGTGAGGAAAAATGCACGCGGCAAAGCAGAAGTGGCAGAAGTCTGGACCGAAGGTAATGTTTCCGTGGAGCAGTTGCAGAAAAAATCAGAAAAGCCGTTGCATATTACGGGAAACCAGATCCATATTGAAAACAAAGGGGAAAACGATCAGGTTCTGCATGTGATCGGCAAGCCGGCTAAAATCAATGCGCAGGATTCTCAAATCGAAGGCGAGAATATTTATCTCTACCGTCTGGCAAATAAAGCCAAGGTCGAGGGGAAAGGCTTGTTGCTGCTGCCGGTGCGTGGCGGTAAAAAATCGGCCGCCGGTCTCTTATCAGGTGCGGATGGCATTACCCAGGAGCATAACCTGGCGCAACCAGAATTGAGTGAAGAAAATAACCAGGACCACGTTCTGGAAATTCACTGGGACCAGGAAATGGTCTTCGACGGATTGACGGCGAATTTCTTCGGTAAGGTCAGAACGAATATGGGAGACAACCGCCTGCGATGCCAGGAGATGGAAGTCATTCTGTCCGACCGCGTCTCGTTTTCAAAAAAACAGCCGAAAGGCCAAAAACCCAACGTGCATTTCATTACCTGTCGGGATGGCGTCGAAGTCGAAAGCAATGAATACATGGAGAACCGGCTGGTCGGTATCCGCCGTGCCAGCTTCTGGCAGATGAACGTCGATCAGAAAACCGGTAACGCAGAAGCCCGCGGTCCGGGCTGGTTGATTTTGTGGCGCCGCGAAAATCCAAACCAACCGGATTCAGAAACCAAAGTTTCGCAGGCCAACCTGCCTCAAAAAACAGCCACCGACAGCTGGACTTACACGCGCATCGATTTTAACGGCAAGATGGCCGGCAATGTGGAACAGAGAAGCACGACGTTTGATGATCGCGTACAGATTACTCATGGCGGTGTGAAACGTCCGCTGGATACCATCGATCCCGACAAACTGCCTCCCAACGCCGGCTGGATGCGAAGCAACAGCCTGAAACTGATTCAGCACGAAATCAGTGGGCAAAAGAAAAAATACATCTCGATGCTGGCGAAAGGAAATGCGGAACTGGAAGGCAATGCACTCATTAAAAACAAAAGGACGCCGACGAATCAATCCTTCAGCGCCAGCGCCGATACCATCAGCTTTGACGAATCGAAAGACCTTTACATGATGCGTTCTTTCGGTAATCGCAAGGCAACCATCCGACGCTTTTCGCGTGTGGGCGGGGTTCCCAACCAAAGTGTGGCACAACAAATCGAGTTTTCCCCCACGCACGATCGGGTCACATTACACGGCGTAACCGGAATACAGGGGTTGCCCTGA
- a CDS encoding DUF1570 domain-containing protein has product MPVQKDQPSRASFESAASVIKQVAGAGRSDRAGRWSRILLIFSLMLVLSQQAFAQNPRARAAYQKQYETLQSDFQNDLKQLAVRCQQEQQFEGVQTIAQLLKAVQDFDPHAKPLPRAVRAEIPLNLPPAERAWRLKLRNLREQQANDLFVFSRKVLYAGFPSYAYDLILETAYHNPDHRSVRLILGYVRNGDEWMTPFEKEMQDRKQQWHEKYGWLPASHIARYERGERYVNGRWKSAAQEAEIRRDFRNAWEIKTEHFLIKTNHSLEMGVKLATEMEEFHRYFHQTFVGFFKTPEQLRKLFEGARNPFQRRNKHSQHVMHYYRTRDEYLQRLQKEIPQIALTHGIYLFGDRISHFYHRPDAEGDLGTLYHEATHQLFYETGSLRSNRQVGEKNHFWAIEGIACYMESFEKNGNVFRAGNPNHIRFNAARYRLLEDEYYVPLETFAAMGRQAFQTSPNISPNYSQASGLSHFFMHAKQGEYRDAFINQMAQLYSFNSRIRNNAKTMEELTGHSYAELDHEYKAYSAAMQQALDERELSLQSK; this is encoded by the coding sequence ATGCCTGTCCAGAAAGACCAACCTTCGCGAGCTTCATTCGAGTCAGCAGCTTCTGTGATCAAGCAAGTGGCTGGCGCGGGGCGATCGGATCGTGCTGGCCGCTGGAGTCGCATATTGCTCATCTTCTCTCTGATGCTGGTTCTGTCTCAACAAGCGTTTGCACAAAACCCGCGTGCCCGGGCAGCCTACCAGAAACAATACGAGACGCTGCAAAGTGACTTTCAGAATGATCTGAAACAGCTCGCCGTTCGTTGCCAGCAGGAGCAGCAGTTCGAAGGCGTGCAGACGATTGCCCAATTGCTCAAAGCAGTACAGGATTTCGATCCGCATGCCAAACCACTGCCGCGCGCGGTGCGTGCGGAGATCCCACTTAATCTCCCACCAGCAGAACGTGCCTGGCGTTTGAAACTGCGCAACCTTCGAGAACAACAGGCAAATGATCTGTTTGTCTTCTCACGTAAAGTCTTATACGCTGGTTTCCCCAGCTATGCTTATGATCTGATTCTGGAAACGGCTTATCATAACCCGGACCATCGATCGGTCAGACTGATCCTGGGCTATGTGCGTAACGGCGATGAATGGATGACTCCATTCGAAAAAGAAATGCAGGATCGCAAACAGCAATGGCATGAAAAGTATGGCTGGTTACCCGCGTCACATATCGCCCGTTATGAACGGGGAGAACGTTATGTAAATGGTCGCTGGAAGTCGGCCGCCCAGGAAGCAGAAATCAGACGTGACTTCCGTAACGCCTGGGAAATCAAGACGGAGCATTTTCTGATCAAAACGAATCACAGCCTGGAAATGGGCGTGAAACTGGCAACAGAGATGGAAGAGTTTCATCGCTACTTCCATCAAACCTTCGTCGGTTTCTTTAAGACGCCGGAGCAATTGCGAAAATTATTTGAAGGCGCCCGCAATCCCTTTCAGAGGCGAAACAAGCATTCCCAGCACGTGATGCACTACTACCGCACTCGCGACGAATATCTACAACGCTTACAGAAAGAGATCCCCCAGATTGCATTGACGCACGGCATCTATCTGTTCGGCGATCGGATCTCGCACTTTTATCACCGCCCCGATGCAGAAGGTGATCTGGGAACTCTGTATCACGAAGCCACGCATCAACTGTTTTACGAAACCGGTTCGCTGCGCAGCAATAGGCAGGTCGGCGAGAAAAATCATTTCTGGGCCATTGAAGGCATCGCCTGCTATATGGAATCGTTCGAGAAAAACGGCAATGTCTTTCGAGCCGGCAACCCGAATCATATCCGCTTCAATGCAGCCCGTTATCGGCTGCTGGAAGACGAGTATTATGTCCCCCTGGAAACATTCGCCGCCATGGGTCGCCAGGCCTTTCAAACCAGCCCTAACATCAGCCCCAATTACAGCCAGGCATCGGGACTGTCTCATTTCTTCATGCACGCCAAACAGGGAGAATACCGGGATGCCTTCATCAACCAGATGGCACAGCTTTACAGCTTCAACTCCCGCATTCGCAACAACGCGAAAACAATGGAAGAGCTGACCGGGCACTCTTATGCCGAGCTGGATCACGAGTACAAAGCCTACTCGGCAGCGATGCAACAAGCCCTCGATGAACGCGAATTAAGCCTGCAAAGCAAGTAA